In Rhodothermus marinus DSM 4252, a single genomic region encodes these proteins:
- a CDS encoding patatin-like phospholipase family protein produces the protein MRRWWASWKERIGRPGDCALVLSGGGARSAYQAGVLHYIAEAFPDRAFTIMTGVSAGAINAAQLANHTGTFPEAAARLVQTWRAVRLEDVMEPESRWKVLRTLLRRARSNGEQPLPEDTLRGLVDNAPLRAFLKRHLQTTDGRLHGVAFNLKRGTLRAFAVTTTNYSTGQSVTWVEGRDIHDWERPDRRGVRTELTVEHILASAALPLVFPAIRLGDAWYGDGGISLLTPLAPAIHLGADAILAISTRYKRSQAEGDAHDVAGYPPAAQILGLMLNAIFLDTLDQDAAMLERINRLVTKLPPHRRDGLRPIRLLILRPSVDLGKLAANHRPPLKGALRFLTWGLGATETKTPDSLSMMLFDPGYIAQLLEIGYEDARRQHDRIAAFLEDAPRRPPGNGHPAETPEVSGAEAPPAAR, from the coding sequence ATGCGACGCTGGTGGGCGAGCTGGAAGGAGCGGATCGGAAGGCCGGGCGACTGTGCGCTGGTGCTCAGTGGAGGTGGGGCGCGCTCGGCCTATCAGGCGGGTGTGCTGCACTACATCGCCGAAGCGTTTCCAGACCGGGCCTTTACGATCATGACGGGTGTGTCGGCGGGGGCGATCAATGCGGCACAACTGGCCAACCATACGGGCACGTTCCCGGAAGCGGCTGCGCGACTGGTACAGACCTGGCGGGCCGTGCGCCTCGAAGACGTGATGGAGCCGGAGTCGCGCTGGAAGGTGCTGCGCACGCTGCTGCGGCGAGCCCGCTCGAACGGAGAACAGCCGCTTCCGGAAGACACGCTGCGGGGCCTGGTGGACAATGCGCCGCTACGGGCCTTTCTGAAGCGCCATCTGCAGACGACCGACGGCCGGCTGCACGGCGTGGCCTTCAACCTGAAACGCGGCACGCTCCGGGCCTTTGCCGTGACGACCACCAACTACTCGACGGGGCAGTCGGTCACCTGGGTGGAAGGCCGCGACATTCACGACTGGGAGCGACCCGATCGCCGGGGTGTGCGGACTGAACTGACCGTCGAGCACATCCTGGCGTCGGCCGCGCTTCCGCTGGTCTTTCCGGCCATCAGGCTGGGCGACGCCTGGTACGGCGACGGGGGTATCAGTCTGCTGACGCCGCTGGCGCCGGCCATTCATCTGGGCGCCGATGCCATTCTGGCCATCTCGACGCGCTACAAGCGCAGCCAGGCGGAAGGCGATGCGCACGACGTGGCGGGCTACCCGCCGGCCGCGCAGATCCTGGGCCTCATGCTCAACGCCATCTTTCTGGACACGCTCGACCAGGACGCCGCCATGCTGGAGCGGATCAATCGCCTGGTGACGAAACTTCCCCCGCACCGGCGCGACGGACTCCGGCCGATCCGCCTGTTGATCCTGCGGCCTTCGGTAGATCTGGGCAAGCTGGCCGCCAACCACCGACCGCCGCTCAAGGGAGCGCTCCGCTTTCTCACCTGGGGGCTGGGGGCCACCGAGACGAAGACGCCCGACTCGCTCAGCATGATGCTGTTCGATCCGGGCTACATTGCACAACTGCTGGAGATCGGCTACGAGGATGCCCGGCGCCAGCACGACCGCATCGCCGCCTTTCTGGAGGACGCACCGCGGCGGCCGCCCGGCAACGGACACCCGGCCGAAACCCCGGAAGTCAGTGGCGCGGAAGCACCACCCGCAGCCCGATAA
- a CDS encoding prolyl oligopeptidase family serine peptidase — translation MLRRIGIGLAFLLLSVLAAHAQSKHTWTVEDILRQETLTDLEIAPDGRRIVWVRRRANFDEDRFETDLFLTYLDQKGTDGLPLTVQLTRSGNNHNPQWSPDGRYIAFLSSRKTDDDDKTQGSQLWLLDTFGGEPYRLTELDVPVQDFAWFDSTRLVFAARETPTYDEQQRKKQKDDAQAVEDTTEFYPVRLFRMAIDSKKIERLTENEGEILEFAIDPTGRFIVYSIDPHPVDADARHQPRQYLLDLERNETVEIFAERYFDPERFVWTRDGSGFYASDEFSSDPENEGAGITKLYYFDVARRTYTEVPLGWDAGVGYGGYQVTEGGVHVQLAAGPRMEPRFYEKTADGWRAHPVSDARLRHSTSIRIGPDGHTIAFVYSRADSLPQYLVGTYRRGRLTNVRPFVRLNTYLKDYPIPRAEVIYWEGAEGDTVNGILYYPFNYRPGRRHPLMVVIHGGPSGVDLDAWRADWTVYPPLWAQRGAFVLRPNYHGSGHHGLEFVESIKGRYYELELPDIIKGIEHLVAQGLVDPDSLGVMGWSNGAILTIALTVEYPERFKVAMPGAGDVNWISDYGNCAFGVSFDDSYFGGPPWERLDHYIAKSPLFRLHRVVTPTLIHFGDQDTAVPTEQGWQHYRALQQLGKAPVRFILYPGEPHGFRRPSHQKRKMEEDLAWADTYLFGRTSMAERLRRRVLPESAPLALKLRARRIARTADGRYGVEQNGVLLPEMVRLDDTLWVGRFEVTRAQFRAFKPDYPVPPGTENYPASGITADEARAYVAWLRRQTGRPYRLPTVAELEKLQRKAGASENTLAYWLGYTPNPDERRQLEDVLADFRPDELLLPVGSRPPGNAKDPDAPLLYDLDGNVAEWAVGEDGRLQPSGASAVTVRDPRTKEVPAPPPAFIGLRVVLPRH, via the coding sequence ATGCTGCGGCGAATTGGAATCGGCCTGGCCTTTTTGCTGCTTTCTGTGCTTGCGGCCCACGCCCAGTCGAAGCACACCTGGACCGTCGAGGACATCCTGCGTCAGGAGACGCTTACCGACCTGGAGATCGCCCCCGACGGGCGGCGCATCGTGTGGGTGCGCCGCCGGGCTAACTTCGACGAAGACCGCTTCGAGACCGACCTGTTTCTGACCTATCTGGACCAGAAAGGCACCGACGGGCTGCCACTGACCGTCCAGCTCACGCGCAGCGGCAACAACCACAACCCCCAGTGGAGCCCGGACGGCCGTTACATTGCCTTTCTCTCGTCGCGTAAGACCGACGACGACGACAAAACACAGGGAAGCCAGCTCTGGCTGCTCGACACCTTCGGCGGCGAGCCCTACCGCCTGACCGAACTGGACGTGCCGGTGCAGGACTTCGCCTGGTTCGACAGCACGCGACTGGTCTTTGCCGCCCGCGAAACGCCCACTTACGACGAACAGCAGCGCAAAAAGCAGAAAGACGACGCGCAGGCCGTCGAGGACACCACCGAATTCTACCCCGTACGGCTTTTCCGCATGGCCATTGACTCGAAGAAAATCGAGCGGCTGACGGAAAACGAAGGAGAAATCCTGGAATTTGCCATCGATCCGACGGGACGCTTTATCGTCTACAGCATCGACCCACACCCGGTCGACGCCGACGCGCGGCATCAGCCCCGCCAGTACCTGCTGGACCTTGAGCGCAACGAGACCGTCGAGATCTTCGCCGAGCGCTACTTTGATCCGGAACGCTTCGTGTGGACGCGCGACGGGTCCGGCTTCTATGCAAGCGACGAGTTCTCCTCGGATCCAGAAAACGAAGGCGCCGGGATCACGAAGCTCTACTACTTCGACGTCGCCCGGCGTACCTACACGGAAGTGCCGCTCGGCTGGGACGCGGGCGTCGGCTACGGAGGCTACCAGGTGACCGAGGGCGGCGTCCATGTGCAACTGGCGGCCGGTCCGCGTATGGAGCCTCGCTTCTACGAAAAGACGGCCGATGGCTGGCGTGCCCACCCCGTTTCGGACGCACGCCTGCGCCACAGCACGTCGATCCGGATCGGCCCCGACGGCCACACGATCGCCTTCGTGTACTCCCGCGCCGACTCGCTGCCGCAATATCTGGTAGGCACCTACCGCCGCGGCCGGCTGACCAACGTTCGGCCCTTCGTGCGCCTCAATACCTACCTCAAAGACTACCCCATCCCCCGCGCCGAGGTGATCTACTGGGAAGGCGCCGAAGGCGACACGGTCAACGGGATCCTGTACTATCCCTTCAACTACCGGCCGGGCCGCCGCCATCCGCTGATGGTGGTCATTCACGGTGGACCCAGCGGCGTCGATCTGGACGCCTGGCGGGCCGACTGGACGGTCTATCCGCCGCTCTGGGCCCAGCGCGGTGCCTTCGTGCTCCGGCCCAACTACCACGGGAGCGGCCACCACGGGCTGGAGTTCGTCGAGTCGATCAAAGGACGCTACTACGAGCTGGAGCTGCCCGACATCATCAAGGGCATCGAGCACCTGGTGGCGCAGGGGCTGGTCGATCCCGACTCGCTGGGCGTGATGGGCTGGTCGAACGGGGCCATTCTGACCATCGCTCTGACCGTCGAGTATCCGGAGCGCTTCAAGGTGGCCATGCCGGGCGCGGGCGATGTGAACTGGATCTCGGACTACGGCAACTGCGCGTTCGGCGTCAGCTTCGACGATTCCTACTTCGGCGGGCCGCCGTGGGAGCGTCTGGACCACTACATCGCCAAAAGCCCGCTTTTCCGACTGCACCGGGTCGTCACCCCCACGCTGATCCACTTCGGCGATCAGGACACGGCCGTGCCTACCGAGCAGGGCTGGCAACACTACCGGGCGCTCCAGCAGCTGGGGAAGGCGCCCGTCCGCTTCATCCTGTATCCCGGCGAACCGCACGGCTTCCGGCGTCCCTCGCATCAGAAGCGCAAGATGGAAGAAGACCTGGCCTGGGCCGACACCTACCTGTTCGGCCGCACGTCGATGGCCGAGCGCCTGCGCCGGCGCGTGCTGCCCGAAAGCGCCCCGCTGGCGCTGAAGCTGCGGGCCCGCCGGATCGCCCGGACGGCCGACGGACGCTACGGGGTCGAACAGAACGGTGTGTTGCTTCCGGAAATGGTTCGGCTGGACGACACGCTGTGGGTCGGCCGCTTCGAGGTGACGCGGGCACAGTTCCGGGCCTTCAAGCCGGACTACCCCGTGCCGCCCGGCACCGAAAACTATCCGGCCAGTGGCATCACGGCCGACGAAGCGCGCGCCTACGTGGCCTGGCTCCGCCGCCAGACCGGCCGACCCTACCGGCTGCCCACCGTGGCCGAACTGGAAAAGCTGCAGCGGAAAGCCGGCGCTTCGGAAAACACGCTGGCCTACTGGCTGGGCTACACGCCCAACCCGGACGAACGCCGACAACTGGAAGACGTGCTGGCCGACTTTCGGCCGGACGAACTGCTGTTGCCGGTCGGATCACGTCCGCCGGGCAATGCGAAAGACCCGGACGCGCCGCTGCTGTACGACCTGGACGGCAACGTGGCCGAGTGGGCGGTAGGCGAAGACGGTCGCCTGCAACCCTCCGGCGCCTCGGCCGTCACGGTACGCGATCCACGCACGAAGGAGGTGCCGGCGCCGCCCCCGGCCTTTATCGGGCTGCGGGTGGTGCTTCCGCGCCACTGA
- a CDS encoding alkaline phosphatase family protein, whose amino-acid sequence MSPHVLFVFLDGVGLGPPHPRNPFAENWPGLKRLTCGQRWTDRAHPFHRPRHVFRPLDATLGVPGLPQSGTGQTALLTGFNAPRIAGRHYGPYAHSRTRAVLARYNIFRRLKTRGLSVAFANAYPPVFFEQARRRDRWSVTTRCCREADVRLRTLEDLARGEAVAADLTGRRLREAGFPVTLIDEAEAARHLALLLQQHHFVLFEYFLTDQAGHHQDMDEARAVLASLDRFFSALLELLDTERHLLVVTSDHGNLEDLRVRTHTRNPVPLIARGRGAELFRHTRDLRDVTPAIVAALEAAATPPRRPAPLRP is encoded by the coding sequence GTGAGCCCGCACGTGCTGTTCGTCTTTCTGGACGGCGTCGGGCTGGGCCCACCGCATCCGCGCAATCCATTCGCAGAGAACTGGCCCGGCCTTAAACGGCTCACCTGCGGCCAGCGCTGGACGGACCGGGCGCACCCGTTTCACAGGCCCCGGCATGTCTTCCGACCCCTGGATGCCACGCTGGGCGTGCCCGGCCTGCCCCAGAGCGGCACCGGGCAGACCGCCCTGCTGACCGGCTTCAACGCGCCCCGCATCGCCGGACGCCACTACGGTCCCTACGCCCACTCCCGAACCCGCGCCGTGCTGGCCCGCTATAACATTTTTCGCCGGTTGAAAACCCGAGGGCTTTCGGTAGCTTTTGCCAATGCCTACCCACCCGTATTCTTCGAGCAGGCCCGTCGCCGCGACCGCTGGAGCGTCACCACCCGCTGCTGCCGGGAAGCCGACGTACGACTTCGCACGCTGGAGGATCTGGCCCGTGGCGAGGCCGTCGCCGCTGACCTGACGGGCCGGCGCCTGCGCGAAGCAGGGTTCCCGGTCACGCTCATCGACGAAGCCGAAGCCGCCCGCCACCTGGCATTGCTGCTCCAGCAACACCATTTCGTGCTTTTCGAGTACTTTCTGACGGATCAGGCCGGGCACCATCAGGACATGGACGAGGCACGGGCGGTGCTGGCCTCGCTGGATCGGTTCTTTTCGGCGCTGTTGGAACTGCTCGATACCGAACGCCACCTGCTTGTGGTTACCAGCGACCACGGCAACCTGGAAGACCTGCGCGTGCGCACGCATACGCGCAACCCGGTACCGCTGATCGCCCGCGGTCGCGGCGCCGAGCTTTTTCGCCATACCCGCGACCTGCGCGACGTGACGCCCGCCATTGTCGCCGCGCTGGAAGCCGCCGCTACTCCACCTCGCCGACCAGCGCCGCTTCGGCCGTAG
- a CDS encoding DNA-processing protein DprA, translating to MTASTLFALTLARLLPDDWTATGWLVRHVGSFEALSSQPPEALRNHLGHRPEGIRLLAQLSNAAFLQKMQEQAKAELATLITKRIRVLTPHDDVWPAGLEALPEHQRPFLLFAYGNLELLAQPTVALLARPPISDAAYDRAQDLTLHLIEAGCVPVTGALSGFDVALQKLCHNAPRPHPAIMVAHTGLSQLLPPMRPVAAATLRAGGLLLSPFLMELRPSDRRDRQRALVQAALAQAAVFVEPRDETPEHMALDWAVQAHRPVFGISTRTMPEVHPIRESVDFEWVVEAARRTSPAE from the coding sequence GTGACAGCCTCCACGCTTTTTGCGCTGACACTTGCCCGACTGTTGCCCGACGACTGGACGGCAACAGGGTGGCTTGTACGTCACGTCGGGAGCTTCGAGGCCTTGTCGTCGCAGCCGCCGGAGGCGCTTCGCAATCACCTGGGCCACCGCCCCGAAGGCATCCGCCTGCTGGCTCAGCTCTCCAATGCGGCCTTCCTGCAAAAAATGCAGGAGCAGGCGAAAGCCGAACTGGCTACGTTGATTACCAAACGAATCCGGGTGCTGACGCCGCACGATGATGTCTGGCCTGCCGGTCTGGAAGCGCTCCCCGAACATCAGCGTCCATTTCTACTTTTTGCCTACGGGAATCTGGAGCTGCTGGCGCAGCCCACCGTCGCGCTGCTGGCCCGTCCGCCGATCTCCGATGCGGCCTACGATCGCGCGCAGGACCTGACGTTGCACCTGATCGAAGCCGGCTGCGTTCCGGTGACCGGGGCGCTTTCCGGCTTCGATGTGGCCCTCCAGAAGCTCTGCCACAACGCGCCCCGTCCCCATCCGGCCATCATGGTCGCCCATACCGGACTGTCCCAGCTCCTTCCGCCCATGCGCCCGGTGGCCGCTGCCACGCTGCGGGCCGGCGGTCTGCTGCTGTCGCCCTTCCTCATGGAACTGCGGCCCAGCGACCGGCGTGATCGCCAGCGGGCGCTCGTGCAGGCTGCGCTGGCCCAGGCGGCGGTTTTCGTTGAACCCCGAGACGAAACCCCCGAGCATATGGCGCTCGACTGGGCCGTTCAGGCGCACCGGCCGGTCTTCGGCATCAGCACACGCACCATGCCCGAAGTGCACCCTATCCGCGAATCGGTGGACTTTGAATGGGTAGTCGAAGCGGCCCGCCGCACCTCCCCGGCCGAGTGA
- a CDS encoding S46 family peptidase — MNQRAWIVALSLTLAALSLRCAGPRETARIVEAPPLVTEAETTATTGMRAAAPTALPGLDTVRAGRFDTGRLWTFEEPPLDYWEATYGFRPDSAWLARARLGALRLVFESGRCSGAFVSPNGLVVTNHHCTWESLDLIDRPGEALLEEGFYADSLQGERRLPGLYAEQLLEARDVTELIVRGLEEIRDDVERERLRNRRLERLKQQLEAEARDRDTTLHVEIVPLYYGARYTAYTWRRYHDVRLVMTPELRVGYFGGDFDNFTYPRYALDVSFLRVYGPDGRPLESPWYFPWSTEGVRRGQLVFAVGNPGATQRHLTVSQLEFERDYTLPQRLRLLRRRAEVLERYIRQQPDSADIYGLRSVYFALKNTIKATEGQLRGLRDPYLLARKQAAERALRDSMMASDSLRNYFGNVFMQLEALQRSKAAAAPQTAAFQFFGTSTLLSSHILLRALFGYAHDLMRQRGAFPSRLEELRQEALRIRDWPDSVEVGYITARLEELRDYLGPQHPSVQRLLGDRSPAEVARDLVARTALKDSVAFARLLREGYLNSGDASVPVIEVLGPLYFTLGQQLDQFEARERFLNARLAALRFAVYGHSVPPDGTGTLRIADGRIEGYPYNGTQAPPFTTFFGMYDRFYSFRGRSGWNLPARWLTPPEAFERATPLNLAASTDISGGSSGSALIDQDLHLVGVVFDSNIEGLAGEYVYMPDRGMRAVAVDSRGVLEALRDLYGADRLVLELTTGKLIPDEATAEAALVGEVE, encoded by the coding sequence ATGAACCAACGCGCCTGGATTGTTGCGCTGAGCCTGACGCTGGCTGCGCTGAGCCTTCGGTGCGCCGGTCCCCGCGAGACGGCCCGGATCGTCGAGGCGCCGCCGCTCGTGACCGAAGCGGAAACCACCGCGACGACCGGCATGCGGGCGGCGGCGCCGACGGCTTTGCCGGGGCTCGATACGGTGCGGGCCGGGCGTTTCGACACGGGACGGCTCTGGACGTTCGAGGAGCCGCCCCTGGACTACTGGGAGGCCACCTACGGCTTCCGTCCCGACTCGGCCTGGCTGGCGCGTGCCCGCCTGGGCGCGTTGCGGCTGGTCTTCGAAAGCGGCCGCTGCTCGGGCGCCTTCGTCTCGCCCAACGGGCTGGTCGTGACGAACCACCACTGCACCTGGGAAAGCCTGGACCTGATCGATCGCCCCGGCGAAGCGCTGCTCGAAGAGGGCTTCTATGCCGACTCGCTGCAGGGCGAGCGGCGATTGCCCGGACTGTACGCCGAGCAGCTCCTGGAAGCGCGCGATGTGACGGAGCTGATCGTGCGCGGGCTGGAGGAGATCCGCGACGACGTGGAGCGTGAGCGCCTGCGCAATCGGCGCCTGGAGCGGCTCAAGCAGCAGCTCGAAGCCGAAGCCCGGGACCGCGACACCACGCTGCACGTGGAGATCGTGCCGCTCTACTACGGCGCCCGCTATACGGCCTACACCTGGCGGCGCTATCACGACGTGCGCCTGGTGATGACGCCCGAGCTGCGTGTCGGCTACTTTGGCGGCGACTTCGATAATTTCACCTATCCACGCTATGCGCTGGACGTCAGCTTCCTACGTGTCTACGGGCCGGACGGACGTCCACTGGAGAGTCCCTGGTACTTTCCGTGGAGCACCGAGGGGGTCCGGCGCGGCCAGCTCGTCTTTGCCGTGGGCAATCCGGGTGCGACGCAGCGCCATCTGACCGTCAGCCAGCTCGAATTCGAACGCGACTACACGCTCCCGCAACGGCTTCGACTGCTGCGCCGCCGGGCGGAGGTGCTGGAACGCTACATCCGGCAACAGCCCGATTCGGCCGACATCTATGGCCTGCGTAGCGTCTATTTTGCGCTGAAAAACACGATCAAGGCCACCGAGGGACAGCTTCGGGGCCTGCGCGATCCGTACCTGCTGGCCCGCAAGCAGGCGGCCGAGCGGGCGCTGCGCGACAGCATGATGGCCAGCGACTCGCTGCGCAACTATTTTGGCAACGTGTTCATGCAGCTCGAGGCGCTGCAGCGCAGCAAGGCGGCGGCCGCGCCGCAGACGGCCGCCTTTCAGTTTTTCGGCACGAGCACGCTGCTGAGTTCGCACATCCTGCTGCGGGCGCTTTTCGGCTACGCGCACGATCTGATGCGCCAGCGCGGTGCGTTCCCGTCCCGGTTGGAAGAATTGCGTCAGGAGGCGCTCCGGATTCGGGACTGGCCCGATTCGGTCGAGGTGGGCTACATCACGGCCCGACTCGAAGAGCTGCGCGACTATCTGGGACCGCAGCATCCGAGCGTGCAGCGGCTGCTGGGCGATCGCTCGCCCGCCGAGGTCGCCCGCGACCTGGTGGCTCGCACCGCGCTGAAAGACTCGGTGGCCTTCGCCCGGCTGCTGCGCGAGGGGTATCTGAACAGCGGCGACGCTTCGGTGCCCGTGATCGAAGTGCTGGGGCCGCTCTACTTTACGCTCGGCCAGCAGCTCGACCAGTTCGAGGCACGCGAGCGCTTCCTGAACGCCCGCCTGGCGGCGCTGCGCTTTGCCGTCTACGGCCACTCGGTGCCGCCCGACGGTACGGGCACGCTGCGCATCGCCGATGGCCGCATCGAGGGCTACCCCTACAACGGGACGCAGGCCCCGCCATTCACCACGTTTTTCGGCATGTACGACCGATTCTACAGCTTCCGGGGACGCAGTGGCTGGAACCTGCCGGCCCGGTGGCTGACGCCGCCCGAGGCGTTCGAGCGCGCCACCCCGCTCAATCTGGCGGCCAGCACCGACATCTCGGGGGGCAGCTCCGGCTCGGCGCTGATCGATCAGGATCTGCACCTGGTAGGCGTGGTCTTCGACAGCAACATCGAAGGACTGGCGGGTGAATACGTCTACATGCCCGATCGTGGCATGCGGGCGGTGGCCGTCGATAGCCGGGGCGTGCTCGAAGCGCTGCGCGACCTGTACGGCGCCGATCGGCTGGTGCTGGAACTGACCACGGGCAAGCTGATCCCCGACGAGGCTACGGCCGAAGCGGCGCTGGTCGGCGAGGTGGAGTAG
- a CDS encoding S46 family peptidase: MKPTLRVLLSLSLALLVGCATSQPTTTSEAPARPAPPPPPTTVPEAPLSPRMVPSLDTVRAGRFDNGKMWTFDDPPIDYFAEAYGFRPDSAWFREARLGALRIPGCSASFVSPNGLVMTNHHCGREAVVAVSRPGENLLDNGFYARSLEEERRAEDYYADQLIEIRDVTDEVYAALEGAETDAERAMARQQAIQDIEQRLLEEKGGEEAGYVVEVISLYNGAKYSAYIFKRYRDMRLVMAPELQLGYFGGDPDNFTYPRYALDVTFFRIYDENGEPLRTPHYFRWSREGVEEGDVVFVIGNPGSTSRLQTVAQLEFRRDVLEPAILRLIQTRMAALQDYLRELPDGPEREEIRNEIFSLSNAEKLYTGRVKGLRDPYIIARRRDAERRFREALRRDSSLARKYDPLFDRMAELVNQQRDYAAELQALLAFNPNSSLSSTAIRRAILAYIYLNRKQAGASDEQLAELREEILSVDDQPKGVQWRYLKARLEDFVRYFGEDSRLVDQILQGRTPEAVARHIIDNTVLSDSARTAQALENGTLTMDDPAVQLVATVWPRFQTFQSAWAGISAQQQEIASQLGRARYEVYGTSVPPDATFSLRIADGVVKGYSYNGTMAPPYTTFYGLYDRYYAFGPGTDWDLPERWLHPPETFDRSTPLNFVATADIIGGNSGSPVINPNLEVVGLIFDGNIESLPADYIYMPDRGMRAVAVDVRGILEALDEIYDADRLVLELTTGQLVRSEEEADALMNSGR; encoded by the coding sequence ATGAAACCGACCCTGCGCGTGCTGCTGTCGCTGAGTCTGGCACTGCTCGTCGGATGTGCCACCAGCCAGCCCACCACGACCTCGGAAGCGCCTGCCCGACCGGCACCTCCGCCGCCACCTACCACCGTGCCCGAGGCGCCGCTTTCGCCGCGGATGGTCCCCTCGCTCGACACGGTGCGGGCCGGGCGCTTCGACAACGGCAAGATGTGGACGTTCGACGATCCACCCATCGACTATTTCGCCGAGGCCTACGGCTTTCGGCCCGACTCTGCCTGGTTCCGGGAAGCCCGGCTGGGCGCGCTGCGCATTCCGGGCTGCTCGGCCTCGTTCGTCTCGCCCAACGGGCTGGTGATGACGAACCACCATTGCGGTCGGGAAGCCGTTGTGGCCGTCAGCCGACCCGGCGAAAACCTGCTCGACAACGGCTTCTACGCCCGCTCGCTCGAAGAAGAGCGCCGCGCCGAAGACTACTACGCCGACCAGCTCATCGAAATCCGCGACGTGACCGATGAAGTCTATGCCGCGCTGGAAGGGGCCGAGACGGACGCCGAACGGGCCATGGCCCGCCAGCAGGCCATTCAGGACATCGAACAGCGGCTGCTGGAAGAAAAAGGCGGGGAGGAGGCTGGCTACGTCGTCGAGGTGATCTCGCTCTACAACGGCGCCAAATACTCGGCCTACATCTTCAAACGCTACCGCGACATGCGGCTGGTGATGGCGCCCGAGCTGCAACTGGGCTATTTCGGCGGCGACCCGGACAACTTCACCTATCCGCGCTACGCGCTCGACGTGACGTTCTTCCGCATCTACGACGAAAACGGCGAGCCGCTGCGCACGCCGCACTACTTCCGCTGGAGCCGGGAGGGCGTCGAGGAAGGCGACGTGGTCTTCGTGATCGGCAATCCGGGCTCGACCAGCCGGTTGCAGACCGTGGCCCAGCTCGAATTCCGGCGCGACGTGCTCGAACCGGCCATCCTGCGTCTCATCCAGACGCGCATGGCCGCGCTGCAGGACTATCTGCGCGAACTGCCCGACGGACCGGAGCGCGAAGAAATCCGCAACGAGATCTTCTCGCTCAGCAACGCCGAAAAGCTCTACACCGGCCGTGTCAAGGGCCTGCGCGATCCCTACATCATCGCCCGCCGTCGGGACGCCGAGCGGCGCTTCCGGGAGGCGCTGCGCCGCGACTCGTCGCTGGCGCGCAAGTACGATCCGCTTTTCGACCGCATGGCCGAGCTGGTCAACCAGCAGCGCGACTATGCGGCCGAACTGCAGGCCTTGCTGGCCTTCAACCCGAACAGTAGCCTCAGCAGCACGGCGATCCGCCGGGCCATTCTGGCCTACATTTACCTGAACCGGAAGCAGGCGGGCGCCTCGGATGAGCAACTGGCCGAGCTGCGCGAGGAGATCCTCTCGGTGGACGATCAGCCCAAAGGTGTGCAGTGGCGCTACCTGAAGGCGCGCCTGGAAGATTTCGTCCGCTACTTCGGCGAAGACAGCCGCCTGGTCGATCAGATCTTGCAGGGACGCACGCCCGAGGCGGTGGCCCGCCACATTATCGACAACACCGTGCTGAGCGATTCGGCCCGGACGGCCCAGGCACTGGAAAACGGCACGCTGACGATGGACGACCCGGCCGTGCAGCTCGTGGCGACCGTCTGGCCCCGCTTCCAGACGTTCCAGAGCGCCTGGGCGGGCATCTCGGCCCAGCAACAGGAGATTGCCAGCCAGCTCGGCCGCGCCCGCTACGAGGTCTACGGCACCTCGGTGCCACCCGACGCCACCTTCTCGCTGCGCATTGCCGACGGCGTGGTCAAGGGCTACTCGTACAACGGCACGATGGCGCCGCCCTACACCACCTTCTACGGCCTCTACGACCGCTACTACGCCTTCGGACCGGGCACCGACTGGGATCTGCCCGAGCGCTGGCTGCATCCGCCCGAAACGTTCGACCGCTCCACGCCCCTCAACTTTGTAGCCACGGCCGACATCATCGGCGGCAACTCGGGCTCGCCGGTGATCAACCCGAACCTGGAGGTCGTCGGACTCATCTTCGACGGCAACATCGAAAGCCTGCCGGCCGACTACATCTACATGCCCGATCGCGGCATGCGGGCGGTGGCCGTGGACGTGCGGGGGATTCTGGAGGCACTCGACGAGATCTACGATGCCGACCGGCTGGTGCTGGAGCTGACCACCGGCCAGCTGGTGCGCTCCGAGGAAGAGGCCGATGCATTGATGAATAGCGGACGCTGA